The following are encoded together in the Pectinophora gossypiella chromosome 14, ilPecGoss1.1, whole genome shotgun sequence genome:
- the LOC126372884 gene encoding uncharacterized protein C7orf50 homolog — MGTENKKNKHKRNKKKNKGKVVNEINKIDANADVEQLTGEEESETAGLQQDEPFEDSRKREHIDDSDDDETPKRKKKKKKPLPEQTTDKKGKKSIRQMKREKFLQRQAEEQAAAKDQLKSQCLSYLSQWKHDKQNWKFMKAKQVWLYKNKFSSTLLPDASWPLLLEYFESAKGNIRNMLLEDAHKVIKKMDEWTEAQSGKDKKEEEAEDSDTEESNKPDSTSYKRARDLIQCLEE, encoded by the coding sequence ATGGGTACcgaaaataagaaaaacaaacataaacgaaataaaaagaagaacaagGGCAAGGTAGTGAATGAAATTAACAAGATAGACGCGAATGCTGATGTGGAACAGCTAACTGGAGAGGAAGAATCGGAGACTGCAGGACTGCAACAAGATGAGCCCTTCGAAGACAGCCGGAAAAGGGAACATATAGACGATTCCGACGATGATGAGACACCTAAgaggaagaaaaagaagaagaagccacTTCCAGAACAAACAACGGACAAAAAAGGCAAGAAATCCATACGTCAAATGAAAAGAGAGAAATTCCTTCAACGGCAAGCCGAAGAACAAGCAGCTGCTAAAGATCAGCTTAAATCACAGTGCCTTAGCTACTTATCACAATGGAAACATGATAAACAAAACTGGAAGTTTATGAAGGCTAAACAGGTGTGGCTTTACAAGAACAAGTTCTCCTCAACTTTACTGCCAGATGCGTCATGGCCACTATTATTAGAATACTTTGAGTCAGCTAAAGGCAACATCCGCAATATGCTACTTGAAGATGCACATAAAGTTATTAAGAAAATGGATGAATGGACAGAAGCACAAAGTGGGAAGGATAAGAAGGAAGAGGAGGCTGAGGACTCTGACACGGAAGAATCAAATAAACCAGATAGTACTAGTTATAAAAGAGCTCGGGACCTAATACAATGTTTGGAAGAATAA
- the LOC126372891 gene encoding thioredoxin, mitochondrial-like — MFAKNVTNLFVRNAYISKNSTVVKNFSITSANREIVKIQNNEDFKKKVINSKVPVVVDFFATWCNPCKLLTPRLEAVISENKGKVVLAKVDIDEQTDLALDYDVSSVPVLLAIKNGKVQQRLVGLQDTDKLRKFIEQITTTETEAKEAKA; from the exons ATGTTCGCAAAAAACGTCACAAATTTGTTCGTTCGGAATGCATACATTAGCAAAAATTCCACTGTTGTTAAAAATTTCTCAATAACGTCTGCGAATCGTGAAATTgtgaaaattcaaaataatgaaGATTTCAAAAAGAAAGTCATTAACAGCAAGGTGCCCGTCGTAGTCGATTTCTTTGCTAC ATGGTGCAATCCTTGCAAGTTGTTAACACCTCGTCTTGAAGCTGTGATTTCTGAAAACAAAGGCAAGGTTGTCCTAGCCAAAGTTGATATTGATGAGCAGACAGACCTGGCTCTGGATTACGATGTGAGCTCAGTACCAGTATTGCTTGCTATCAAGAATGGCAAAGTGCAGCAACGTCTGGTTGGCCTACAGGATACAGACAAGCTACGCAAGTTTATTGAGCAGATTACAACTACAGAAACTGAGGCAAAGGAGGCAAAAGCCTAA
- the LOC126372852 gene encoding mismatch repair endonuclease PMS2 — protein MDFNENNSESVKNDSIKPINVDTVHKICSGQVVLSLAVAVKELVENSLDAGSTNVDVRLKNYGIELIEVSDNGAGVTEDNFAALTLKHHTSKLSEYSDLLGVSSFGFRGEALSSLCALANLMITTRHQSSSYATKIEYDHKGHIVKKTPCSRQVGTTVSLSNLFHSLPVRQKEFHKNAKREFNKMTHLLYAYCLISLGVKITCTNQTSSNAKSIVVATQGSTSYKDNIACVFGSKQLQTILEIKPEYVTNIKENIFKGLSQETEDIEESVNIEEVEIDLSEDSNDAEPKGDSIASSQKSQGYKNMPKPIEFTGFISSCAHGSGRSSADRQFYYVNSRPCEPTKMIKLINEVYRQYNTNQYPFVFLNVNMERTTVDVNVTPDKRKIFLTKEKIVLDVLKNSLLKLFEDIPRTLKVETSLYSKATDDVKPDLDQPRIFTSFLQRYNINNSSSSTSQKNETVNSKSLELKRKSTSMLDFVSTKVKKTHNGEVNTEEQINTKLNYDNIETESSLTMNDHHKEADQVKIEKDIIIKDCLSDEEFRTIHNNGNNKEDKEIGDSSKDVIYLEATDKLPNTQIRDLSEVIIEKSHTISCKTKSNSSKANTSYDVMIERPMKKSKIATDKEDLGKYNRKTVTLKTCLEHVKALADIYNTQKVKYAPERIKFKGAINPVFNKKCEEELTKEISKDSFQKMTVIGQFNLGFIITRLDDDLFIIDQHATDEIYNFETLQKTTELTSQKLVIPQQLELTGVNEQILMDNLEVFKKNGFTFDINAEALPTKRVKLLTIPMSKNWIFGKEDIEELLFMLRESPSEYCRPSRVRAMFASRACRKSVMIGTALSKCDMKKLVDHMGEIDKPWNCPHGRPTIRHLVNLAMVHTKSDT, from the exons atggattttaatgaaaataactcTGAAAGTGTCAAAAATGATTCAATTAAACCCATAAACGTCGATACGGTCCATAAAATATGTTCTGGACAG gTCGTATTAAGTTTAGCAGTGGCTGTGAAAGAGCTTGTGGAAAACTCTTTAGATGCGGGTTCAACAAACGTTGATGTTAGATTGAAAAACTACGGAATTGAACTCATAGAAGTGTCTGATAATGGAGCTGGGGTGACAGAAGACAATTTTGCAgctttaa cATTGAAACACCACACATCGAAGCTAAGTGAGTACTCAGACTTACTTGGGGTGTCTAGTTTTGGGTTCAGAGGTGAAGCCTTGAGTTCTCTTTGTGCCTTAGCTAATCTCATGATTACTACTAGGCATCAAAGTTCAAGCTATG CAACTAAAATAGAATATGATCACAAAGGGCATATAGTGAAGAAGACACCATGTTCTAGGCAAGTAGGGACAACTGTGAGCTTGTCTAACCTCTTCCATTCCTTGCCTGTTAGACAGAAAGAGTTCCACAAAAATGCCAAAAGAGAATTCAATAAAATGACCCATCTCTTGTATGCTTATTGTTTGATATCCCTGGGAGTCAA GATAACATGCACAAATCAGACAAGCTCTAATGCAAAGTCGATAGTTGTGGCTACTCAAGGGTCTACATCATATAAAGACAACATTGCTTGTGTCTTTGGATCAAAACAATTGCAGACAATACTAGAAATAAAGCCTGAATATGTTACCAATATCAAGGAGAATATATTTAAAGGATTGTCACAAGAAACAGAAGATATAGAGGAAAGTGTTAATATTGAAGAAGTGGAAATAGATCTGTCTGAAGATTCAAATGATGCAGAACCTAAAGGTGACAGCATAGCCAGTTCACAGAAATCACAAGGCTACAAAAATATGCCCAAACCCATTGAATTTACAGGATTTATTTCCTCATGTGCACATGGTAGTGGGAGGTCTAGTGCAGATAGGCAATTTTACTATGTCAACTCTAGACCATGTGAACCaacaaaaatgataaaattaatcAATGAAGTGTACAGGCAGTACAACACCAATCAATACCCCTTTGTGTTTCTAAATGTAAACATGGAGAGAACTACAGTGGACGTCAACGTAACACCAgataaaaggaaaatatttcttACTAAAGAAAAAATTGTATTGGATGTCCTTAAAAATTCTTTGCTTAAACTTTTTGAGGATATACCAAGGACTTTAAAAGTAGAGACAAGTCTATACAGCAAAGCTACAGATGATGTCAAACCAGATTTAGATCAACCAAGAATTTTCACTTCATTTCTACAACGATATAACATTAATAATTCTTCATCTAGTACATCCCAAAAAAATGAAACAGTTAATTCGAAAAGTTTAGAACTGAAACGTAAATCGACCTCAATGCTAGATTTTGTTTCAACTAAAGTTAAGAAGACACATAATGGTGAAGTAAACACTGAAGAACAAATTAACACTAAactaaattatgataatattgaaACTGAATCATCTCTTACAATGAATGATCATCACAAAGAGGCTGAccaagtaaaaattgaaaaagatATAATAATCAAAGACTGTCTCTCTGATGAAGAATTTAGAACAATTCATAACAATGGGAATAATAAGGAGGATAAAGAAATAGGGGATAGTAGTAAAGACGTAATATATTTAGAAGCAACAGATAAATTACCAAACACTCAAATTAGAGATCTAAGTGAAGTTATCATAGAAAAATCTCACACAATATCCTGCAAAACAAAATCAAACTCCTCAAAAGCTAACACCTCTTATGATGTGATGATTGAGAGACccatgaaaaaatctaaaatagcaacagataAAGAGGATTTGGGAAAATATAACAGAAAAACTGTGACTTTAAAAACATGTTTAGAACATGTTAAGGCTTTAGCAGACATTTACAATACACAGAAAGTGAAATATGCACCAGAAAGAATAAAATTCAAAGGTGCAATTAACCCTGTATTTAACAAGAAATGTGAAGAAGAATTAACTAAAGAAATATCAAAAGACTCTTTTCAGAAAATGACTGTTATTGGTCAGTTCAATTTAGGTTTCATCATAACAAGGTTAGATGATGATCTATTCATTATTGATCAGCATGCAACTGATGAAATTTATAACTTCGAAACTTTACAGAAAACAACAGAACTGACGTCACAGAAGCTTGTTAT TCCCCAGCAACTTGAATTAACTGGTGTAAATGAGCAGATACTAATGGATAATTTGGAGGTCTTCAAGAAAAATGGATTTACTTTTGATATAAATGCTGAAGCCCTACCTACAAAGAGGGTGAAACTACTTACCATACCTATGTCTAAAAACTGGATATTTGGCAAGGAGGACATTGAAGAACTTTTGTTTATGTTGAGG GAATCCCCATCAGAATACTGCCGGCCAAGTAGAGTAAGAGCAATGTTCGCGTCACGCGCCTGTCGAAAGTCTGTTATGATCGGGACAGCCCTCAGCAAATGTGATATGAAGAAACTAGTTGATCATATGGGCGAAATCGACAAACCTTGG AATTGTCCTCACGGAAGACCCACAATACGGCACTTGGTGAACCTAGCAATGGTTCATACAAAATCTGATACCTAA
- the LOC126372877 gene encoding WW domain-binding protein 2 isoform X2, producing the protein MSMNTAHADHGVLIHRGECIILFSDNVSVDFYGNETHDLKGTKHGRMYLTTHRLIFNSKNNNDILRSFSFPFIALEDVTVEQPMFGANYIKGKVRAQPNGNFIGEVKFKLTFKSGGAIEFGTAMLKAAHLANRHTVPGASPPPYSPPTGPWYAAPPPAYAPPQDGYYGWVPPYSAFPDQPPPNSVFVSNNPPPYPGVQGTYTNQPDPMMGLQREDAKAMEAARSAYYDPNRPQTAYVPPPYDQPPTYQESLSKKEN; encoded by the exons ATGTCTATGAACACTGCTCATGCAGATCATGGAGTACTAATCCATCGAGGAGAATG CATTATTTTATTCTCCGACAATGTGTCGGTGGACTTCTACGGCAATGAGACACATGATCTTAAAGGCACGAAGCACGGGCGCATGTACCTCACTACCCACCGCTTGATCTTCAACTCtaagaataataatgatattcTCCGGTCATTCAGTTTCCCATTTATTGCCTTGGAGGAT GTCACAGTGGAGCAGCCAATGTTTGGCGCTAACTACATCAAAGGCAAGGTGCGAGCTCAACCGAATGGCAACTTCATCGGTGAAGTCAAGTTCAAGCTCACTTTCAAGTCTGGGGGAGCTATAGAGTTTGGAACTGCAATGCTTAAGGCTGCACATCTTG CTAATCGCCACACGGTGCCGGGCGCGTCTCCGCCGCCATACTCGCCGCCGACGGGCCCCTGGTACGCGGCCCCGCCCCCTGCCTACGCGCCGCCACAGGACGGATACTATGGTTGGGTGCCACCCTACTCT GCGTTCCCGGACCAGCCGCCACCGAACTCGGTATTCGTGTCAAACAACCCGCCGCCGTACCCCGGCGTGCAGGGCACATACACGAACCAGCCAGACCCGATGATGGGCCTCCAGCGGGAAG ATGCTAAGGCAATGGAGGCGGCACGGAGCGCCTACTACGATCCCAATAGGCCTCAGACTGCTTATGTGCCCCCACCTTAC GATCAGCCCCCGACTTATCAGGAATCGTTGTCCAAGAAAGAAAACTGA
- the LOC126372854 gene encoding pentatricopeptide repeat-containing protein 1, mitochondrial, producing the protein MAFRGLKLFKLVRSANVIRNNAMLMSSSMPFERKLSIPKGELVKPKQYKTEDNYVYLEDPDTFGTLTRDTKSQDEVLEDEGDIQEQELIENSPLPSQKLTMKQYSDLIKQYLKQKRLKEALDVLEVRMIKQDRVKPNNYIYNILIGACAEVGYTKKAFRLYNDMKRRGLKVTGDTYTCLFEACANSPWALDGLKNAKHLRNLMIDKGIEPNLTNYNAMIKAFGRCGDLTTAFKIIDEMIAKKIKIRVHTLNNLLHACISDKNSGLRHGLIVWRKMLKLKEKPNIYSFNLMLKCVKECNLGSKEDIEELIRIIQEETPLAIEISNQVEILQISSSEKLLNPPDTPEERLSSKQAGIGDAELKSCDSKNKKADDNIEDVTSKDSLVPKKDEFEVSIDDSKQNCNKLTPVVNTKTVTLQFVDKLPAIKKEERTVPNLLSKKIKMQQVLALQEVQTLQDKFAIIGGQEDFIKEMEAYSVKPDLKTITQMLAVLDDSIEAENKLIETMKSLEIKADIDFYNMLIKKRCLRSDYEGAMAVKQLIEEDNKLRKKTMHPLNKKIRLKPDIMSYGVLAMACKTKESAEQLLNEMKEKKLKINIQILGTLLRQGTAHNDFGYVLYIMNVSKEENVPVNNIFLKHLENFNNKCCYFIKNFVENSEPISKGDFKCHYKKFSSFYNNWLKDINLKEVLEPEHPWQQFRENYPEPLQQTKFKIEEPKKFYKRSRKFVKYVG; encoded by the exons ATGGCTTTTCGAGGGTTAAAACTATTCAAACTAGTCAGAAGTGCTAATGTAATTCGCAACAATGCGATGTTAATGTCCTCATCAATGCCTTTTGAAAGAAAATTAAGTATACCCAAAGGTGAACTTGTTAAACCTAAACAATATAAAACCGAAGATAATTACGTGTATTTAGAAGACCCTGATACTTTTGGAACCTTAACTAGAGACACCAAGTCACAAGACGAAGTTCTAGAAGATGAAGGAGATATACAGGAGCAAGAACTTATTGAAAACTCGCCTTTACCGTCTCAAAAACTGACAATGAAGCAATACTCGGATttgataaaacaatatttaaaacaaaagagaTTAAAGGAAGCACTCGACGTTCTAGAAGTTAGAATGATAAAACAAGACAGAGTCAAACCAAACAACTATATTTACAACATACTAATTGGTGCTTGTGCTGAGGTGGGGTATACAAAAAAGGCTTTCAGACTGTATAATGATATGAAAAGACGCGGTCTTAAAGTAACTGGCGACACTTACACTTGTTTGTTTGAAGCTTGTGCCAACAGTCCATGGGCATTGGATGGGTTAAAAAATGCAAAACATCTAAGAAATTTAATGATTGATAAAGGTATAGAACCAAATTTGACAAACTACAATGCCATGATCAAAGCATTCGGTAGATGTGGAGACTTGACTACAGCTTTCAAGATTATAGATGAAATGATTGCGAAGAAAATCAAAATCAGAGTACATACATTGAACAATCTACTGCATGCATGTATTAGTGATAAGAACAGTGGCTTGAGACATGGTCTGATTGTATGGCGAAAAATGCTGAAATTAAAAGAGAAACCAAATATTTACAGTTTCAACCTTATGTTGAAATGTGTTAAGGAATGTAACTTAGGCTCTAAGGAAGATATTGAGGAATTAATAAGAATAATTCAAGAGGAAACACCATTAGCAATTGAAATATCAAATCAAGTAGAAATATTGCAAATTTCATCTTCTGAGAAACTACTTAATCCACCAGACACACCTGAGGAGAGGCTGTCAAGTAAACAGGCTGGAATTGGAGATGCAGAATTAAAATCTTGTgattccaaaaataaaaaagctgaTGATAATATTGAAGATGTCACAAGTAAAGATTCATTAGTTcctaaaaaagatgaatttgaaGTAAGCATAGATGATTCAAAACAGAACTGTAACAAATTAACACCTGTTGTTAATACAAAAACAGTTACATTACAATTTGTGGATAAGCTTCCAgctataaaaaaagaagaacggaCAGTACCAAACTTGCtttctaagaaaataaaaatgcaacAAGTACTGGCACTTCAAGAGGTTCAAACTCTGCAAGATAAGTTTGCCATAATCGGTGGTCAGGAAGATTTCATTAAAGAAATGGAAGCATACTCAGTGAAACCTGATTTGAAAACTATTACACAAATGTTGGCCGTACTAGATGATAGCATAGAGGCCGAAAACAAATTGATTGAAACAATGAAATCTTTAGAAATTAAAGCTGATATAGATTTTTACAATATGCTTATTAAGAAAAGGTGTTTAAGATCAGATTATGAAGGTGCCATG GCAGTAAAACAACTGATAGAAGAGGATAATAAATTACGCAAGAAGACAATGCATCCATTGAATAAGAAGATAAGATTGAAACCCGACATCATGTCATATGGAGTGCTAGCAATGGCTTGTAAAACCAAGGAGAGTGCTGAACAACTACTTAATGAAATGAAGGAAAAGAAACTTAA aATCAACATTCAAATCCTGGGTACCTTGTTGAGGCAAGGCACTGCCCACAATGACTTTGGTTATGTACTGTACATAATGAATGTTTCAAAAGAAGAAAATGTGCCAGTGAACAACATATTCCTTAAACATTTGgagaattttaataataaatgttgcTACTTCATTAAAAACTTT gTTGAAAATAGTGAACCAATAAGTAAAGGTGATTTCAAATGTcattacaagaaattttcttcattttataataattggcTGAAGGACATAAACCTTAAGGAAGTTTTAGAACCGGAACACCCATGGCAGCAGTTCAGAGAGAACTATCCAGAGCCTTTACAACAAACGAAATTTAAAATTGAAGAACCAAAGAAGTTTTATAAACGCAGTCGCAAATTCGTAAAGTATGTAGGATAA
- the LOC126372859 gene encoding eukaryotic translation initiation factor 3 subunit L, translated as MYSSDDYNEGGYESYGDYEPHTGDPQYDLEYDRSYYKMPEMVKKFLVYFRNMINEGVTYEILNLYENTFPKLTDQYFENTPWPDENEVAPIVDNDHVFMILYKELYYRDIYARVPGGPKPEQRFHSFYNYCDLFNYILSAETPVPLELPDQWLWELIDEFVYQFQSFAQYRSRTSKLSPAEIETLNTENKAWNVLCILNVLHSLVDKSNIKRQLEVYATGGDPDSVAGEFGRHSLYKMLGYFSLVGLLRLHSLLGDYYQAIKVLENIELHKKSQYSHVPACQISTSYYVGFAYMMMRRYADAIRTLSSALLYMQRTKQLFSSRSYQNDQINKQTEQMYHLLAMCLVLHPQCVDESIQQVLREKNYHEKMYKMQYGELQEFESCFTFACPKFLSPCPPPIEPGANYARDAVKHQTQVFMDEVRQQKMLPTIRSYLKLYTTLPLAKLAAFMSAARGGERDAAREHAALAIHLLCFKHKMKNVVWTKGPSGLDGKFQSGSELDFYIDNDMIHIADTKVAHRYGDFFIRKLLKFEELNRKLHHIKI; from the exons ATGTATTCTAGCGACGATTATAATGAG GGTGGGTACGAGTCGTACGGAGACTATGAGCCTCATACTGGAGATCCTCAATATGATTTGGAATACGACAGATCATACTACAAGATGCCTGAAATG gttaaGAAATTCCTCGTTTACTTTCGTAATATGATCAACGAGGGTGTAACATACGAGATCTTGAATCTGTATGAGAACACATTCCCGAAGCTCACAGACCAGTATTTTGAGAACACTCCCTGGCCAGATGAGAATGAAGTGGCCCCTATTGTGGACAATGatcat GTGTTCATGATCTTGTACAAAGAGCTGTACTACCGCGACATCTACGCCCGCGTGCCGGGCGGCCCGAAGCCAGAGCAGCGCTTCCACTCATTCTACAACTACTGTGACTTGTTTAATTACATCCTCTCCGCTGAGACCCCGGTGCCTCTGGAGCTGCCCGACCAGTGGCTCTGGGAGCTCATTGACGAGTTTGTCTACCAGTTCCAGTCATTTGCCCAATATAG GTCGCGCACATCCAAGTTGAGCCCGGCGGAGATCGAGACTCTGAACACGGAGAATAAGGCATGGAATGTCCTCTGCATCCTCAATGTGCTGCACTCGCTTGTTGACAAGTCCAACATCAAGCGACAACTTGAG GTGTACGCGACAGGTGGTGATCCAGACTCCGTGGCGGGAGAGTTCGGGCGGCACTCGCTGTACAAGATGTTGGGATACTTCTCGCTGGTGGGGCTGCTGCGCCTGCATTCGCTGCTCGGCGACTACTATCAGGCCATCAAG GTCCTGGAGAACATAGAGCTCCACAAGAAGTCGCAGTACTCCCACGTGCCGGCGTGCCAGATATCAACCTCCTACTACGTGGGCTTCGCGTACATGATGATGCGCCGGTACGCCGACGCCATCCGCACGCTGTCCTCTGCGCTCCTCTACATGCAGAGGACTAAACAGCTGTTCTCGTCCCGCTCGTACCAGAACGATCAGATCAACAAGCAGACGGAACAGATGTACCATCTCCTTGCTATGTGCTTGGTGCTGCATCCGCAGTGTGTCGATGAGTCTATCCAGCAG GTGCTCCGCGAGAAGAATTACCACGAGAAGATGTACAAGATGCAGTACGGCGAGCTGCAGGAGTTCGAGAGCTGCTTCACGTTCGCCTGCCCCAAGTTCCTGTCGCCCTGCCCGCCCCCCATCGAGCCTGGCGCGAACTACGCGCGTGACGCCGTCAAGCACCAGACCCAAGTGTTTATGGATGAG GTCCGCCAGCAGAAGATGCTGCCAACGATCCGCTCGTACCTGAAGCTGTACACCACCCTCCCGCTGGCCAAGCTGGCGGCGTTCAtgtcggcggcgcgcggcggcgagCGCGACGCGGCCCGCGAGCACGCCGCCCTGGCCATACACCTGCTCTGCTTCAAGCACAAGATGAAGAACGTCGTCTGGACTAAGGGGCCTAGTGGACTCGATGGGAAGTTCCAGAGTGGATCTGAG TTGGACTTCTACATTGACAACGACATGATTCACATCGCGGACACCAAGGTGGCGCACCGTTACGGAGACTTCTTCATCCGCAAGCTGCTCAAATTTGAGGAGCTCAACAGGAAACTCCACCACATCAAGATTTAA
- the LOC126372868 gene encoding glutamate-rich WD repeat-containing protein 1 codes for MSKEIEEQMDGSSSESDEEMEEGSNDGDDQPKTYLPGQPLKEDEQLVCDQSAYVMLHQAQTGAPCLSFDIVTDNLGSDRNQFPMTTYLVAGTQASSAHLNNVLVIKMSNLHPTSKPEDQNEDEESGESSDEEEDEEKKPQMTFAFIKHQGCVNRIRTTNFKNSVIAASWSELGRVDVWNITQQLQAVDDPALLERYNVDVVNNPVKPLYSFSGHQQEGFGIDWCPTEPGVLATGDCRRDIHIWKPNEAGTWDVDQRPLVGHTSSVEDIQWSPNERNVLASCSVDKTIRIWDTRAAPSKACMLTVENAHESDINVISWNNKEPFIASGGDDGFLHVWDLRQFASGTPVGTFKHHTAPVTSVQWHWTEPSVLASAGEDHQVALWDLAVERDDDEVLDDELKNLPPQLLFIHQGQNDIKELHWHKQIPGVIVTTAHTGFNIFKTISV; via the exons ATGTCTAAGGAAATTGAGGAGCAAATGGATGGGAGTTCCTCTGAAAGTGATGAGGAAATGGAAGAGGGAAGCAACGATGGTGATGATCAGCCAAAgacttatcttcccgggcaacCTTTGAAAGAAGATGAGCAGCTGGTGTGTGACCAGTCGGCTTACGTGATGTTGCATCAGGCGCAGACTGGGGCGCCCTGTCTTAGTTTCGATATCGTCACGGACAATCTAGGAAGCGATAGAAATCAGTTTCCAATGACTACATACTTGGTTGCCGGCACGCAAGCTTCAAGTGCTCATTTAAACAA TGTCTTAGTTATAAAAATGTCAAACTTACATCCAACATCTAAACCTGAAGATCAAAATGAGGATGAAGAATCAGGTGAATCCAGTGATGAGGAAGAGGATGAGGAGAAGAAGCCACAGATGACTTTTGCATTTATCAAACACCAAGGCTGTGTCAATAGAATAAGG ACTACAAACTTCAAAAACTCAGTAATAGCAGCCAGCTGGTCAGAACTTGGTAGAGTGGATGTCTGGAACATAACACAGCAGTTGCAAGCAGTTGACGACCCTGCACTCCTAGAGCGGTACAACGTAGATGTAGTGAACAATCCTGTCAAACCACTGTATTCCTTTAGTGGCCACCAACAAGAAGGATTTGGTATTGACTGGTGTCCTACAGAGCCTGGA GTGCTAGCTACAGGCGATTGCAGAAGAGACATCCACATATGGAAACCAAACGAGGCAGGCACATGGGATGTTGACCAGAGACCTCTAGTCGGGCACACTAGCTCAGTAGAAGACATACAGTGGTCACCTAATGAAag GAATGTATTGGCGTCATGTTCGGTGGACAAGACAATAAGGATATGGGACACAAGAGCAGCTCCAAGCAAAGCCTGCATGTTGACAGTAGAGAATGCTCATGAAAGTGATATCAATGTCATCTCATGGAATAATAAAGAACCGTTCATAGCTAGTG GAGGTGACGACGGCTTCCTCCACGTATGGGACTTACGTCAGTTCGCAAGCGGCACGCCCGTAGGCACGTTCAAGCACCACACGGCGCCCGTGACGTCAGTCCAGTGGCACTGGACCGAGCCCAGCGTGCTGGCTTCCGCTGGCGAGGACCACCAGGTCGCGCTCTGGGATCTGGCTGTCGAACGCGACGACGATGAAGTACTTGATGATGAGTTGAAA AATCTACCACCCCAGCTACTGTTTATCCATCAGGGACAAAATGATATCAAGGAACTACATTGGCACAAACAAATACCTGGTGTTATAGTAACAACTGCCCACACAGGATTTAATATATTCAAAACTAtaagtgtataa
- the LOC126372877 gene encoding WW domain-binding protein 2 isoform X1 — MSMNTAHADHGVLIHRGECIILFSDNVSVDFYGNETHDLKGTKHGRMYLTTHRLIFNSKNNNDILRSFSFPFIALEDVTVEQPMFGANYIKGKVRAQPNGNFIGEVKFKLTFKSGGAIEFGTAMLKAAHLANRHTVPGASPPPYSPPTGPWYAAPPPAYAPPQDGYYGWVPPYSAFPDQPPPNSVFVSNNPPPYPGVQGTYTNQPDPMMGLQREGASAPPGYPGYPGQGMQPPGYPGNQPSGYPGNYGYPGNQYPGNPPQGYPGNTSQYNGNPPQGSSAPPGYPGGFAAPGASANMSSADAKAMEAARSAYYDPNRPQTAYVPPPYDQPPTYQESLSKKEN, encoded by the exons ATGTCTATGAACACTGCTCATGCAGATCATGGAGTACTAATCCATCGAGGAGAATG CATTATTTTATTCTCCGACAATGTGTCGGTGGACTTCTACGGCAATGAGACACATGATCTTAAAGGCACGAAGCACGGGCGCATGTACCTCACTACCCACCGCTTGATCTTCAACTCtaagaataataatgatattcTCCGGTCATTCAGTTTCCCATTTATTGCCTTGGAGGAT GTCACAGTGGAGCAGCCAATGTTTGGCGCTAACTACATCAAAGGCAAGGTGCGAGCTCAACCGAATGGCAACTTCATCGGTGAAGTCAAGTTCAAGCTCACTTTCAAGTCTGGGGGAGCTATAGAGTTTGGAACTGCAATGCTTAAGGCTGCACATCTTG CTAATCGCCACACGGTGCCGGGCGCGTCTCCGCCGCCATACTCGCCGCCGACGGGCCCCTGGTACGCGGCCCCGCCCCCTGCCTACGCGCCGCCACAGGACGGATACTATGGTTGGGTGCCACCCTACTCT GCGTTCCCGGACCAGCCGCCACCGAACTCGGTATTCGTGTCAAACAACCCGCCGCCGTACCCCGGCGTGCAGGGCACATACACGAACCAGCCAGACCCGATGATGGGCCTCCAGCGGGAAGGTGCGAGCGCCCCGCCCGGCTACCCGGGATATCCGGGCCAGGGCATGCAGCCACCCGGATATCCGGGAAACCAGCCGTCTGGCTACCCCGGCAACTACGGTTACCCGGGTAACCAATACCCGGGCAATCCGCCTCAAGGGTACCCAGGAAACACATCTCAATACAACGGCAACCCGCCACAAGGCAGCTCCGCACCCCCCGGATATCCCGGCGGCTTCGCAGCGCCAGGCGCCTCGGCCAACATGTCGTCAGCCG ATGCTAAGGCAATGGAGGCGGCACGGAGCGCCTACTACGATCCCAATAGGCCTCAGACTGCTTATGTGCCCCCACCTTAC GATCAGCCCCCGACTTATCAGGAATCGTTGTCCAAGAAAGAAAACTGA